A stretch of DNA from Spirochaetaceae bacterium:
CCAGTAGCGCTCGTGCGCCCCGATCGGCCGGTGCGCGCCGCAGCAGGCGGCGAGTTCGCGGCGCATCGTCTTCCGGTCGCCGTATATCGCGGCGACCTGCGAGTCGTAGCACGCGACGGCAGCGATCTTGGTGTCGAACTGATCAGCGATGTCGGTCAGCTCCGGACGCAGCACCAGGCGGCGCCTGCGCCGGGCCCCGAGGCGGGCGCGGGCGAACCGCACCAGCAGCAGGATGAACAGCAACCGCCGCGCGACCGGCCCGGCGTAGCGGGACAGTTGCACGGACGACATGAGTACGCCGTACGCCTCGCGGGCGCATGCCGCGACGGAGGGCGGAGCGCCGGGCGCGGATGCGATGCCGGCCTGCTCGAACCTCTGCCGCAAGAGGTGCGGTATGCAAACGTAGGGGGCATCTTCGAAAAAGGTGATTTCGCGTCCGGCGCGGACGCCGGACCGGTGCAGGTCGAACCCGGCCGCCGCCACGATCTGGTGGTCGACGTGGTTGCCTACTGCCAGCGGAAAGTAGAGCCGGGCCGCCGGCCAGCAGCGGCCGATGCGCGCCACCTCGTTGGCGACCTCGGTGCGCAGTTGTGCCTCGCGCTGCCCGAGGGGAGCGGTGATGCCGGCCAGCGAGGCGTAGCGCCGGTGGCGTTGGATGGCATCGGGGAAATCGAGCCACCGGTGGTCCGCGCCGACCACGTCGAGTGCGCGGCGATCCTCGCGGCGCCGGGAGGGAATGTCCTGAAACGGTGCGAACGCCGGCCGCGGCGGCGGGCGCGTGGCGCCCCCGCCGGAGCCGGCGAATACGGTGACCACCAGCACCGGGAGTCCGGCACCGGTCTGGCGGGCGATGCGGCCCGCGCACGACAGCACAGCGTCGTCGAGGTGGGGAGAAAAGTAGATGTGCCGGTATTCCGGTTTCGCTTTGCCGGACGGCGGGCGATGCGCGGGTATGGAATTCATCGTCTTCCCTGTCACGCAGCGACCGCTACCGACTCGTCAAGATGGGCCGAAAGGGTATAGTCTCCCTGTCGTGACGGTCTGCATAGTAACGCTTGGCACCCTTGGGGACGTACTGCCCCTGTGCGCACTGGGTGCCGGACTTACCCGCGCGGGCCACACCGTGCGCGTGGCAACGCACGATCACTACCGGCGGTTCGTGCTCGACCACGGGCTCGAGCACGCATCCATGCCGCTGGATCCCGCGGAGCTGTTCAGCGGCGTGTGGGGCAGTGATTGGCTGGCTTCGCGCAACAACCCGCTGCGTTTCATGAGCGGGTTGGCAAGGGTGGGGCGCGCGGTCATTCCCCACATGACGCGCGATGCCCGGGCGGCGTGCGCCGGCGCGGACGCGGTGGTGTTCACTCCGCTGGGGATGGTGGCCCATCACATCGCCGAACAGCGCGGCATTCCCGCGTTTCTGGCAGCGCTGCAACCGATCACGCCGACCACGCGGTTCCCGAGCGTGGTGGCGCCGGCCGGGTTGCGGCTCGGCCGCGGCTACAACCTGTTGAGCCATCTCGCCACCGAGCAGGCGTTCTGGCTGCCGTGGCGCCGCCAGTTCAATCGCGTGCGCCGCGAACAGTTCGATTTGCCGCCGATGCGCTTCGGCGGCGTCGGCCGGCAACTGCGCCGCCAGGGTACGCCGCACCTGTACGGGTTCAGCCCGCTGGTGGTGCCGCCGCCGGACGACTGGCCGCGATGGGCGCACGTCACCGGCTATTGGTTCCCGTCCACGCGCGACTTGTGGGGCGTGCCGGAGGAGTTGCAGAGATTCCTGGACGCCGGCCCGGCGCCGGTGTGTGTCGGCTTCAGCAGTCTCAAGGTGGACGATCCGGAGGCGTTGACGCGCACCGTCATAGCGGCGTTGCGCCGCGCCGGGCAGCGCGGCGTGCTGCTGCGCGGGTGGGGTGCGCTGCAGCCGGGGCAGCATGGCTCCGACATGCTGGTGATCGACTCGGCGCCGCACGACTACCTGTTCGAGCGCGTTGCCGCGGTGGTTCATCCGGGCGGCGCGGGCACTTGTGCGGCGTCCCTGCGCGCCGGCATACCGTCGGTGGTGGTGCCCGGCTTCTCCGACCAGTTCTTCTGGGCACAGCGCCTGGTCGCGCTGGGCGTGGCGCCTCCGTCGCTCCGTTGGCGCAATCTCGACGCCGCCGTTCTCGGCCATGCCATCGAGCGTGCCGCCACCGACACGGCAATCCGCCAGGCGGCCCGCGGCGCCCGCCGGCGACTGCGTGCCGAGGACGGCGTCGGAAGAGCCGTCTCCACCATCCAGCGCTACCTGGAAGCCGCGTAGGCTCAGCCGCGCGTGGCCAGACTCCCGCTGCATTCGA
This window harbors:
- a CDS encoding glycosyltransferase translates to MTVCIVTLGTLGDVLPLCALGAGLTRAGHTVRVATHDHYRRFVLDHGLEHASMPLDPAELFSGVWGSDWLASRNNPLRFMSGLARVGRAVIPHMTRDARAACAGADAVVFTPLGMVAHHIAEQRGIPAFLAALQPITPTTRFPSVVAPAGLRLGRGYNLLSHLATEQAFWLPWRRQFNRVRREQFDLPPMRFGGVGRQLRRQGTPHLYGFSPLVVPPPDDWPRWAHVTGYWFPSTRDLWGVPEELQRFLDAGPAPVCVGFSSLKVDDPEALTRTVIAALRRAGQRGVLLRGWGALQPGQHGSDMLVIDSAPHDYLFERVAAVVHPGGAGTCAASLRAGIPSVVVPGFSDQFFWAQRLVALGVAPPSLRWRNLDAAVLGHAIERAATDTAIRQAARGARRRLRAEDGVGRAVSTIQRYLEAA
- a CDS encoding PIG-L family deacetylase — translated: MNSIPAHRPPSGKAKPEYRHIYFSPHLDDAVLSCAGRIARQTGAGLPVLVVTVFAGSGGGATRPPPRPAFAPFQDIPSRRREDRRALDVVGADHRWLDFPDAIQRHRRYASLAGITAPLGQREAQLRTEVANEVARIGRCWPAARLYFPLAVGNHVDHQIVAAAGFDLHRSGVRAGREITFFEDAPYVCIPHLLRQRFEQAGIASAPGAPPSVAACAREAYGVLMSSVQLSRYAGPVARRLLFILLLVRFARARLGARRRRRLVLRPELTDIADQFDTKIAAVACYDSQVAAIYGDRKTMRRELAACCGAHRPIGAHERYWRPEERSPPYHSREATVL